A portion of the Citrobacter rodentium NBRC 105723 = DSM 16636 genome contains these proteins:
- the gsiD gene encoding glutathione ABC transporter permease GsiD: MRLLNWRRQAILNAMPLVKPGRVRTPWYEFWRRFRRQHAALIAGIFVLALIIVAIFARWLAPFDAENYFDYDRLNEGPSAQHWFGVDSLGRDIFSRVLVGAQISLAAGVFAVLIGAAIGTLLGLLAGYYEGWWDRLIMRVCDVLFAFPGILLAIAVVAVLGSGIANVIIAVAIFSIPAFARLVRGNTLVLKQQTFIESARSIGASDAAIIFNHILPGTVSSIVVFFTMRIGTSIISAASLSFLGLGAQPPTPEWGAMLNEARADMVMAPHVALFPAVAIFLTVLAFNLLGDGLRDALDPKIKG; the protein is encoded by the coding sequence ATGCGATTACTTAACTGGCGTCGCCAGGCGATATTAAATGCCATGCCCCTGGTTAAACCCGGGCGGGTGCGGACTCCGTGGTATGAGTTCTGGCGGCGCTTTCGTCGCCAGCATGCGGCGCTGATTGCCGGTATCTTCGTGCTGGCGCTGATTATAGTGGCGATCTTCGCCCGCTGGCTGGCCCCCTTCGATGCGGAAAACTATTTCGATTACGACAGGCTGAATGAAGGCCCGTCGGCGCAGCACTGGTTCGGCGTGGATTCGCTGGGCAGAGATATCTTCAGTCGGGTGCTGGTTGGCGCGCAGATTTCGCTGGCGGCGGGGGTTTTTGCGGTACTGATTGGCGCGGCTATCGGTACGCTGCTGGGGCTGCTGGCGGGCTACTATGAAGGCTGGTGGGACCGGCTGATTATGCGCGTCTGCGACGTGCTGTTTGCCTTTCCCGGCATTCTGCTGGCGATTGCGGTGGTGGCGGTGCTCGGCAGCGGTATCGCCAACGTGATTATCGCCGTGGCGATCTTTTCGATTCCGGCGTTCGCCCGCCTGGTGCGCGGCAATACGCTAGTGCTGAAGCAGCAGACCTTTATTGAGTCGGCGCGCAGCATCGGCGCCAGCGACGCCGCCATTATCTTTAACCATATTTTGCCGGGCACCGTTTCGTCGATCGTGGTGTTTTTCACCATGCGCATAGGCACTTCGATCATTTCCGCGGCAAGCCTGTCGTTTCTCGGCTTAGGCGCGCAGCCGCCGACCCCTGAGTGGGGGGCGATGCTCAATGAAGCGCGGGCGGATATGGTGATGGCGCCGCACGTGGCGCTGTTCCCGGCGGTGGCGATATTTCTGACGGTGCTGGCGTTTAATCTGCTGGGCGATGG
- the gsiC gene encoding glutathione ABC transporter permease GsiC, whose amino-acid sequence MLNYILKRLLGLIPTLFIVAVLVFLFVHLLPGDPARLIAGPEADAQVIELVRQQLGLDRPLLVQFWHYITSVLQGDFGMSMVSRRPVSEEIASRFMPTLWLTLSSMLWAVLFGMAAGIIAAVWRNRWPDRLSMTIAVTGISFPAFALGMLLMQVFSVQLGWLPTVGADSWQHYILPSLTLGAAVASVMARFTRASFVDVLGEDYMRTARAKGVSETWVVLKHGLRNAMIPVVTMMGLQFGFLLGGSIVVEKVFNWPGLGRLLVDSVEMRDYPVIQAEVLLFSLEFILINLVVDVLYAAINPAIRYK is encoded by the coding sequence ATGCTTAACTATATTCTTAAGCGCCTGCTGGGGTTAATTCCGACCCTGTTTATTGTGGCGGTGCTGGTGTTTTTATTCGTGCATCTGTTGCCGGGCGACCCGGCGCGGCTGATTGCCGGGCCGGAAGCCGATGCGCAGGTAATTGAACTTGTGCGCCAGCAGCTGGGACTCGACAGGCCGCTGCTGGTGCAGTTCTGGCACTACATCACCAGCGTCCTGCAGGGGGACTTTGGAATGTCGATGGTCTCCCGGCGGCCGGTTTCTGAAGAGATCGCCAGCCGTTTTATGCCGACGCTGTGGCTGACCCTGAGCAGTATGTTGTGGGCGGTTTTGTTCGGAATGGCGGCGGGTATTATCGCCGCCGTCTGGCGCAATCGCTGGCCTGACCGCCTCAGCATGACCATCGCCGTTACCGGCATCTCGTTTCCGGCCTTCGCGCTGGGGATGCTGCTGATGCAGGTTTTCTCCGTTCAGTTAGGCTGGCTGCCGACCGTGGGGGCGGACAGCTGGCAGCACTATATTCTGCCGTCGCTAACGCTTGGCGCGGCGGTGGCCTCGGTGATGGCGCGCTTTACCCGCGCCTCGTTTGTCGACGTGCTGGGTGAAGACTATATGCGTACCGCGCGGGCGAAAGGGGTAAGCGAAACGTGGGTGGTGCTTAAGCACGGACTGCGCAACGCGATGATCCCGGTCGTTACCATGATGGGTTTGCAGTTCGGCTTTCTGCTCGGCGGCTCAATCGTGGTGGAAAAGGTCTTTAACTGGCCGGGGCTGGGCCGACTGCTGGTGGACTCCGTCGAGATGCGCGACTATCCGGTGATTCAGGCCGAAGTGCTGTTGTTTTCACTGGAATTTATTCTTATCAATTTAGTGGTGGACGTCCTGTACGCCGCCATTAATCCGGCTATCAGGTACAAGTAA
- the gsiB gene encoding glutathione ABC transporter substrate-binding protein GsiB, translated as MIKFVPRHGLLAFGAACALAASPAFAAKDVVVAVGSSFTTLDPYDANDTLSQAVAKSFYQGLFGLDKEMKLKNVLAESYTVSDDGLVYTLKLRQGVKFQDGSDFNAEAVKANLDRASNPDNHLKRYNLYKNIAKTEAVDPATVKITLKQPFSAFINILAHPATAMISPTALKKYGKEIGFHPVGTGPYQLETWNQTDFVKVKKFAGYWQQGLPKLDSITWRPVADNNTRAAMLQTGEAQFAFPIPYEQASLLAKNKNLALVTSPSIMQRYISMNVTQKPFDNPKVREALNYAINRQALVKVAFAGYATPAAGVVPPSIAWAQTYKPWPYDPAKARELLKEAGYPDGFSTTLWSSHNHSTAQKVLQFTQQQLAQVGIKAQVTAMDAGQRAAEVEGKGQKESGVRMFYTGWSASTGEADWALAPLFASQNWPPTLFNTAFYSNKQVDDDLAQALKTTDPQEKARLYKAAQDTIWKESPWIPLVVEKLVSAHSKKLTGFWIMPDTGFSFDDADLQ; from the coding sequence ATGATAAAATTCGTTCCCCGACATGGGCTACTGGCGTTTGGCGCGGCCTGCGCGCTGGCGGCTTCCCCGGCATTTGCGGCAAAAGATGTGGTGGTGGCGGTAGGCTCCAGTTTCACCACCCTCGATCCTTACGATGCAAACGACACCCTGTCGCAGGCGGTGGCCAAATCGTTTTATCAGGGGCTGTTCGGCCTTGATAAAGAGATGAAGCTGAAAAACGTGCTGGCGGAAAGCTACACTGTCTCCGATGACGGTCTGGTCTATACCCTGAAACTGCGTCAGGGGGTAAAGTTTCAGGACGGCAGCGACTTTAACGCTGAGGCGGTTAAAGCGAACCTTGACCGCGCCAGCAATCCCGATAATCACCTCAAACGCTACAACCTGTACAAGAATATTGCGAAAACCGAGGCGGTCGATCCGGCTACCGTAAAAATCACCCTGAAGCAGCCGTTTTCGGCGTTTATCAACATTCTCGCGCATCCGGCAACCGCGATGATCTCGCCGACGGCGCTGAAGAAATACGGTAAAGAGATTGGCTTCCATCCGGTCGGCACCGGTCCGTACCAGTTGGAAACCTGGAACCAGACCGATTTTGTAAAGGTGAAAAAATTCGCCGGCTACTGGCAGCAGGGCCTGCCGAAACTGGACAGCATTACCTGGCGTCCGGTTGCCGATAACAACACTCGCGCGGCGATGTTGCAGACCGGCGAGGCGCAGTTCGCGTTCCCGATCCCTTATGAGCAGGCGAGCCTGCTGGCGAAAAATAAAAATCTGGCGCTGGTGACCAGTCCTTCGATCATGCAGCGTTATATCAGCATGAACGTGACGCAAAAACCGTTCGATAACCCGAAAGTGCGTGAAGCGCTGAACTATGCCATCAACCGTCAGGCGCTGGTGAAGGTGGCGTTTGCCGGCTATGCGACGCCTGCGGCCGGCGTGGTGCCGCCATCTATCGCCTGGGCGCAAACCTACAAGCCGTGGCCTTACGATCCGGCAAAAGCGCGTGAACTGCTGAAGGAGGCGGGTTATCCGGACGGCTTCAGCACCACGCTGTGGTCATCGCATAACCACAGTACCGCCCAGAAAGTATTGCAGTTTACCCAGCAGCAGCTGGCGCAGGTTGGTATTAAGGCGCAGGTGACGGCGATGGACGCCGGGCAGCGCGCCGCGGAAGTTGAAGGCAAGGGGCAAAAAGAGAGCGGAGTACGGATGTTCTATACCGGCTGGTCGGCGTCAACCGGGGAGGCGGACTGGGCGCTGGCGCCGCTGTTCGCCTCGCAAAACTGGCCGCCGACCCTGTTTAATACCGCCTTCTACAGCAACAAACAGGTTGACGACGATCTGGCGCAGGCGCTGAAAACTACCGATCCGCAGGAAAAGGCGCGCCTGTATAAAGCGGCCCAGGATACCATCTGGAAAGAGTCGCCGTGGATCCCGCTGGTGGTGGAAAAGCTGGTCTCGGCGCACAGCAAAAAGCTGACCGGCTTCTGGATTATGCCTGACACCGGCTTCAGCTTTGACGATGCCGATTTGCAATAA